Proteins from a genomic interval of Streptomyces fodineus:
- a CDS encoding DUF3027 domain-containing protein, with translation MSAATTRSRTPDRLCAEAVDLARGAAEEAAAPGVVGEHAGLVSEGDRVVTHFFECKEPGYRGWRWAVTVARASRAKIVTLDEVVLLPGPDALLAPEWVPWSERLRPGDLGPGDLLPTDQDDLRLEPGYTGEEEPLPSAPVSHEMAELAEAEDADVTPGAPAVQPTVPSRGSIAAVAEELGMRRARVLSRYGLHIAADRWEESYGARTAMAQAAPATCLTCGFLAPIGGSLGQAFGVCANEFSPADGRVVSLSYGCGGHSEAAVMPKPPQPAPPVIDETRVDPFPLRPARDSGSVPEAGDEETAELGHS, from the coding sequence GTGAGCGCAGCGACAACGCGAAGCCGCACCCCCGACCGTCTGTGCGCCGAGGCGGTCGACCTCGCCCGTGGTGCGGCAGAGGAGGCCGCCGCCCCCGGCGTGGTCGGCGAGCACGCGGGCCTCGTCTCGGAGGGCGACCGCGTTGTCACGCACTTCTTCGAGTGCAAGGAGCCGGGCTACCGCGGCTGGCGCTGGGCGGTGACCGTGGCCCGCGCCTCCCGCGCCAAGATCGTCACGCTCGACGAGGTGGTCCTCCTCCCCGGCCCCGACGCCCTGCTCGCCCCCGAGTGGGTCCCGTGGAGCGAGCGGCTGCGGCCCGGCGACCTCGGCCCCGGCGATCTGCTCCCCACCGACCAGGACGACCTGCGCCTGGAGCCCGGTTACACCGGCGAGGAGGAGCCGCTGCCGAGCGCGCCGGTCTCCCACGAGATGGCGGAACTGGCGGAGGCCGAGGACGCCGACGTGACCCCCGGTGCCCCGGCCGTCCAGCCCACGGTCCCCTCCCGTGGCTCGATCGCCGCGGTGGCGGAAGAACTGGGCATGCGCCGCGCCCGGGTCCTGTCCCGCTACGGCCTGCACATCGCCGCCGACCGTTGGGAGGAGTCGTACGGCGCCAGGACCGCGATGGCCCAGGCGGCCCCGGCGACCTGCCTGACCTGCGGCTTCCTGGCCCCGATCGGGGGCTCTCTCGGTCAGGCCTTCGGTGTGTGCGCCAACGAGTTCTCGCCCGCCGACGGCCGGGTGGTCTCCCTGTCCTACGGCTGCGGCGGCCACTCGGAGGCCGCGGTCATGCCGAAGCCGCCCCAGCCGGCCCCGCCGGTCATCGACGAGACCCGGGTGGACCCCTTCCCCCTCCGCCCGGCCCGCGACTCGGGCTCGGTCCCGGAGGCGGGCGACGAGGAGACGGCGGAGCTGGGCCACTCCTGA
- a CDS encoding HAD family hydrolase: MAHMTFTVGFDLDMTLIDSRPGIHACYAALSERTGTFIDADLAVTRLGPPLVEELGHWFTKEQIPAMTALYREMYPAIAIAATPAMAGAREAVAAVQQAGGRTMVVTAKYEPSAKLHLSHLGIEPDVVVGDLWAEQKAQALREYAAGVYVGDHVGDVRGARTAAALSVAVATGPCTADELRAAGADVVLDDLSAFPDWLTGYRAAA; this comes from the coding sequence ATGGCCCATATGACATTCACCGTCGGCTTCGACCTCGACATGACCCTCATCGATTCCCGCCCCGGTATCCACGCCTGCTACGCGGCGCTGTCGGAGCGGACCGGGACGTTCATCGATGCCGATCTGGCGGTGACCCGGCTCGGCCCGCCGCTGGTGGAGGAACTGGGCCACTGGTTCACCAAGGAGCAGATCCCGGCGATGACCGCGCTGTACCGGGAGATGTATCCGGCCATCGCCATCGCCGCGACGCCCGCCATGGCAGGTGCCCGCGAGGCCGTAGCCGCCGTACAGCAGGCCGGTGGCCGGACCATGGTCGTCACCGCGAAGTACGAGCCCAGCGCCAAGCTGCACCTGAGCCACCTCGGCATCGAGCCGGACGTGGTCGTCGGCGACCTGTGGGCCGAGCAGAAGGCGCAGGCACTGCGCGAATACGCCGCGGGCGTCTACGTCGGCGATCACGTCGGAGACGTACGCGGGGCCCGTACGGCAGCGGCCCTGTCGGTCGCCGTGGCGACCGGACCCTGCACCGCCGACGAACTGCGCGCCGCGGGCGCGGACGTCGTCCTGGACGACCTGTCCGCCTTCCCGGACTGGCTGACCGGCTACCGGGCGGCGGCGTAA
- a CDS encoding MFS transporter yields the protein MKHVATADRRGVRGGGASRAGGTVRSVGRALHFPVTGAARGIRKATHAHGAGESGLGKLIELHAVNGAGDVMITVALASTVFFSVPTDEARGRVALYLAITMAPFTVLAPVIGPLLDRLPHGRRAAMAGAMLARALLALVISGAVASGSLQLYPAALGVLVASKAYGVVRSAVVPRLLPPRFSLVKANSRVTLAGLLATGVAAPVAAGLHKAGDPWPLYGAFVIFVAGTFLSFSLPRKVDSAKGEDRALLAADEQHLHGPQRRKQQVKRPGLRTVGPAVTHALGANAALRCLSGFLIFFLAFLLRVHPMTGESAAVSLGIVGVAAGVGNALGTAVGAWLKSRAPEIIIVTVVAVVLGTSLVAALFFGAFLVACLAAVAGFGQALAKLALDALIQRDVPELVRTSAFARSETLLQMAWVFGGAVGIVLPLDGTLGLLIGATFVAAGWLATLKGLLASARHGGRSRPRVA from the coding sequence ATGAAGCACGTGGCGACCGCGGACAGGCGTGGTGTTCGGGGCGGCGGTGCGAGCCGGGCCGGTGGCACCGTCCGTTCCGTCGGGCGTGCCCTGCACTTCCCGGTCACCGGTGCCGCCCGGGGCATCCGCAAGGCCACGCACGCGCACGGCGCGGGCGAGTCGGGGCTCGGCAAGCTGATCGAGCTGCACGCCGTGAACGGCGCCGGCGATGTCATGATCACCGTGGCGCTCGCCTCCACCGTGTTCTTCTCCGTGCCGACCGACGAGGCGCGGGGGCGGGTCGCGCTCTACCTCGCCATCACGATGGCGCCCTTCACCGTCCTCGCCCCGGTCATCGGCCCGCTCCTCGACCGGCTGCCGCACGGCCGGCGCGCCGCGATGGCCGGGGCCATGCTGGCCCGTGCCCTGCTCGCGCTGGTCATCTCGGGCGCCGTGGCGAGCGGCAGCCTGCAGCTGTATCCGGCCGCGCTGGGTGTGCTGGTCGCCTCGAAGGCGTACGGCGTGGTCCGCAGTGCCGTCGTACCGCGGCTGCTGCCGCCCCGGTTCTCGCTGGTGAAGGCCAACTCGCGGGTCACCCTGGCCGGGCTGCTGGCCACCGGTGTCGCCGCCCCGGTCGCGGCGGGGCTGCACAAGGCCGGCGATCCCTGGCCGCTGTACGGCGCCTTCGTGATCTTCGTGGCGGGAACGTTCCTGTCCTTCTCCCTGCCGCGCAAGGTGGACTCGGCCAAGGGCGAGGACCGGGCGCTGCTCGCGGCCGACGAACAGCATCTGCACGGGCCCCAGCGCAGGAAGCAGCAGGTGAAGCGGCCGGGGCTGCGGACCGTGGGGCCCGCCGTCACCCACGCGCTCGGCGCCAACGCCGCCCTGCGCTGTCTGTCCGGCTTCCTGATCTTCTTCCTGGCCTTCCTGCTGCGCGTGCATCCGATGACCGGCGAGAGCGCGGCGGTCTCGCTCGGGATCGTGGGGGTCGCCGCGGGTGTGGGCAACGCGCTGGGTACGGCCGTCGGGGCCTGGCTGAAGTCGCGCGCCCCGGAGATCATCATCGTGACCGTCGTCGCGGTGGTGCTCGGTACCTCGCTCGTGGCCGCCCTGTTCTTCGGGGCGTTCCTGGTGGCCTGTCTCGCCGCCGTCGCCGGGTTCGGGCAGGCGCTGGCCAAGCTGGCCCTGGACGCGCTGATCCAGCGGGACGTGCCGGAGCTGGTGCGCACCTCGGCGTTCGCCCGCTCGGAGACGCTGCTGCAGATGGCGTGGGTGTTCGGCGGGGCCGTCGGCATCGTGCTGCCGCTCGACGGCACCCTCGGGCTGCTGATCGGCGCCACGTTCGTGGCGGCCGGCTGGCTGGCCACGCTGAAGGGCCTCCTCGCCTCGGCCCGGCACGGCGGCCGCTCACGGCCCCGGGTGGCCTGA
- a CDS encoding futalosine hydrolase encodes MVVQAREGLITALARVLVATAVPVERDAVARAFSGAVTGIRLPGALLCRTAAGCDLLAAGVGPALAAASTAGALTAAALEGAPYDLVVCAGIGGGFQPGAPVGSLVVADAITVADLGAETADGFLPVTELGFGTVTHRPPQPVVRLACEATGARTGTILTVSTVTGTAARAAALRDRHPGALAEGMEGFGVAEAAAAHGVPVLEIRAVSNPVGPRDRAAWRIGDALTALTEAFGKLGPALESWNAHDQ; translated from the coding sequence GTGGTCGTTCAAGCTCGAGAAGGCCTGATCACGGCCTTGGCACGCGTCCTCGTCGCCACCGCGGTCCCCGTCGAGCGGGACGCGGTGGCACGGGCGTTCTCCGGAGCCGTGACCGGGATCCGGCTCCCCGGGGCGCTGTTGTGCCGTACCGCCGCCGGCTGTGATCTGCTGGCCGCCGGCGTCGGCCCGGCCCTCGCCGCCGCCTCCACGGCCGGCGCCCTGACCGCCGCCGCCCTCGAAGGCGCCCCCTACGACCTGGTCGTCTGCGCCGGGATCGGCGGTGGCTTCCAGCCCGGCGCGCCCGTCGGCTCGCTCGTCGTCGCCGACGCGATCACCGTCGCCGACCTGGGCGCCGAGACCGCCGACGGCTTCCTCCCGGTCACCGAACTGGGCTTCGGGACCGTCACCCACCGCCCGCCGCAGCCGGTCGTACGCCTCGCCTGCGAGGCCACCGGCGCCCGCACCGGCACGATCCTCACCGTCTCCACCGTCACCGGCACCGCCGCCCGCGCCGCCGCCCTGCGCGACCGGCACCCCGGCGCGCTCGCCGAGGGCATGGAGGGCTTCGGGGTGGCGGAGGCCGCCGCCGCGCACGGGGTGCCGGTGCTGGAGATCCGCGCGGTCTCCAACCCGGTCGGCCCGCGCGACCGCGCCGCCTGGCGCATCGGCGACGCCCTCACCGCCCTCACCGAGGCGTTCGGGAAGCTCGGCCCCGCACTGGAGAGTTGGAACGCACATGACCAGTGA
- a CDS encoding cold-shock protein has translation MPTGRVKWFNSEKGFGFLSRDDGGDVFVHSSVLPDGVDVLKPGQRVEFGVVAGQRGDQALSVTVLEPTPSVAAAQRKKPDELASIVQDLTTLLENITPMLEKGRYPDKASGKKIAGLLRAVADQLDV, from the coding sequence GTGCCGACCGGGCGTGTCAAATGGTTCAACAGCGAGAAGGGCTTCGGCTTTCTCTCCCGCGACGACGGCGGTGACGTCTTCGTCCATTCCTCGGTTCTCCCCGACGGAGTCGACGTACTCAAGCCGGGACAGCGCGTGGAGTTCGGCGTCGTCGCCGGTCAGCGCGGTGACCAGGCGCTGTCGGTGACCGTGCTGGAGCCGACCCCGTCCGTCGCGGCGGCACAGCGCAAGAAGCCCGACGAGCTGGCCTCGATCGTGCAGGACCTGACGACCCTTCTCGAGAACATCACGCCGATGCTCGAGAAGGGCCGCTACCCGGACAAGGCGTCCGGCAAGAAGATCGCCGGCCTGCTGCGGGCGGTCGCCGACCAGCTGGACGTCTGA
- a CDS encoding esterase/lipase family protein: MADRCVSGGRSNRRRGRWAAACAGLALALGLGQGAAVAAADPAPPVPRGKLLSLPLAGVGGLLHPDAPPAGADDWSCKPTREHPRPVVLLHGTFANAYDDWGLMSPYLKQLGYCVFAAEYGGAPGNPVKATAHIPDSARQIAGYVDRVLKATGAHQVDLVGHSQGGGVTPRWYLRFDGGTDPAHPERNKVHSLVGLAPSNHGTTGSGLGTLTTKLGLDKTASLVLGEAYEDQLVGSEANTTLDRDGDTRPGVDYTVIATKFDEVVTPYTHQFLTAGPGATVKNITIQDICPRDFSEHVSIAYDSNAAQLVRNALDPAHAQPVDCGLTLPVLGG; encoded by the coding sequence ATGGCGGACCGGTGTGTTTCCGGGGGACGGTCGAACCGGCGGCGCGGCAGGTGGGCCGCGGCCTGTGCGGGCCTCGCGCTCGCGCTGGGCCTGGGGCAGGGCGCGGCCGTCGCGGCGGCCGACCCCGCGCCGCCGGTACCGCGCGGGAAGCTCCTCTCCCTGCCCTTGGCGGGCGTCGGGGGGCTCCTGCACCCGGACGCGCCGCCCGCGGGGGCCGACGACTGGAGCTGCAAGCCCACGCGTGAGCATCCGCGCCCGGTCGTCCTGCTGCACGGGACCTTCGCGAACGCCTACGACGACTGGGGCCTGATGTCCCCGTACCTGAAGCAGCTGGGCTACTGCGTCTTCGCCGCCGAGTACGGCGGGGCGCCCGGCAACCCGGTCAAGGCCACCGCACACATCCCGGACTCCGCCCGGCAGATCGCCGGTTACGTCGACCGCGTACTGAAGGCCACCGGCGCCCACCAGGTCGACCTCGTCGGGCATTCCCAGGGCGGCGGCGTGACGCCCCGCTGGTATCTGCGGTTCGACGGCGGCACGGATCCCGCGCACCCGGAACGGAACAAGGTGCACAGCCTCGTCGGGCTGGCGCCGTCCAACCACGGCACGACCGGCTCCGGCCTCGGCACCCTGACCACGAAGCTGGGTCTCGACAAGACCGCGTCGCTGGTCCTCGGCGAGGCGTACGAGGACCAGCTGGTCGGCTCCGAGGCCAACACGACGCTCGACCGGGACGGGGACACCCGGCCGGGGGTCGACTACACCGTCATCGCCACCAAGTTCGACGAGGTCGTCACCCCGTACACGCACCAGTTCCTGACCGCCGGACCGGGCGCGACCGTCAAGAACATCACGATCCAGGACATCTGCCCGAGGGATTTCTCCGAGCACGTCTCGATCGCGTACGACTCCAACGCCGCCCAGCTCGTGCGCAACGCCCTCGACCCCGCCCACGCGCAGCCCGTCGACTGCGGCCTCACCCTGCCGGTGCTCGGCGGCTGA
- a CDS encoding helicase C-terminal domain-containing protein encodes MSQAAHPAPRSLAEALRARDDVSLAALLRSRPDLITPVPTDLTQLATRAGTRASVLRALERLDRFALQTAEALAVAPDPASYDTLLALLAGDAGDETVAAALPHALATLREQALVWGDDERLRLVRTARELLAPSPQHPSPTGLGPTVQEATSGMSPGRMQEIVTAAGLPSTHDSVSAMAALTALFSDREKMAELLAGAPEPAREVLSRLVWGPPYGQVTPEPAAHLRWLLDRGLLLPTAPGTVVLPREVALHLREGRAHRAPEPLPPAVEPAATHSPQVVDATAAGQAYTALATVEELLKDWDEGGPAVLRAGGLSVRDLKRTAVALDAAEPVAAFWVELAYAAGLIASDGEADERYAATPAYDEWLERPAAERWARLAEAWLAATRTAGLVGGRDAKDRTLAALGPGLDRSAAPEVRHRVLTLLAGLPVGAAPDTESVLARLCWERPLRGPQRDGDEDLRSRLARWTLTEAELLGITGRGALSAHARALLGAPAAGAGSRTGSGAPATGPGSRTPSGVPGASASRGTSAPPAATGSVHVLASVGSAEGTGPAEPGGPGDKLPVHHHHRPGPALAPLSPAEQAVATAAAARLLAPLLPEPLDHVLLQADLTAVAPGPLQRPLADVLDVLADVESKGGATVYRFTPASVRRALDAGRSAADLHAFLAQHSRTPVPQPLAYLIDDVARKHGHLRIGAASAYVRCDDDTLLNEILADRRAAALRLRRLAPTVLAAQCDPATLLEGLRAMGYAPAAESAEGDVLIARAHAHRTPPRTAPEPVPDGPPAPDATLLGAAIRAIRAGDLAATAPRKPVGESGGGSGGAPLAGGELPRTSSAETLATMQAAVLTGESLWIGYVNAEGTASQRVIAPVKVEGGFVTAYDHTADEVRTYPLHRITGVAELAGD; translated from the coding sequence ATGAGCCAAGCGGCCCACCCAGCCCCCCGTTCCCTCGCGGAAGCGCTCCGCGCGCGGGACGACGTCTCCTTGGCCGCGCTGCTGCGCAGCCGCCCTGACCTCATCACGCCCGTCCCGACCGACCTCACCCAGCTGGCCACCCGCGCCGGCACCCGTGCCTCGGTGCTGCGCGCGCTGGAGCGGCTGGACCGGTTCGCGCTGCAGACGGCGGAGGCCCTGGCGGTCGCCCCGGACCCGGCGTCGTACGACACGCTGCTCGCCCTGCTGGCCGGGGACGCCGGGGACGAGACGGTCGCCGCCGCGCTGCCGCACGCCCTCGCCACCCTGCGCGAACAGGCGCTGGTGTGGGGCGACGACGAGCGGCTGCGGCTGGTCCGCACCGCTCGCGAACTCCTCGCGCCATCCCCGCAGCACCCCTCCCCGACCGGCCTCGGGCCCACCGTGCAGGAGGCCACCTCGGGCATGTCGCCGGGCCGGATGCAGGAGATCGTCACGGCGGCCGGGCTGCCCTCCACGCACGACTCGGTGTCCGCCATGGCCGCGCTCACCGCGCTGTTCAGCGACCGCGAGAAGATGGCCGAACTGCTCGCCGGTGCCCCGGAACCGGCCCGCGAGGTGCTGTCCCGGCTGGTGTGGGGGCCTCCGTACGGGCAGGTCACCCCGGAGCCGGCCGCGCATCTGCGCTGGCTGCTGGACCGCGGGCTGCTGCTGCCGACCGCCCCCGGCACGGTCGTCCTGCCCCGCGAAGTGGCCCTGCATCTGCGCGAGGGCCGCGCCCACCGCGCGCCCGAGCCGCTGCCGCCGGCCGTCGAACCGGCCGCGACCCACAGCCCGCAGGTGGTGGACGCGACGGCGGCCGGGCAGGCGTACACCGCGCTCGCCACCGTCGAGGAGCTGCTGAAGGACTGGGACGAGGGCGGCCCGGCGGTGCTGCGGGCCGGCGGCCTGAGCGTGCGTGACCTGAAGCGGACCGCCGTCGCCCTCGACGCGGCCGAGCCGGTCGCCGCGTTCTGGGTGGAGCTGGCGTACGCGGCCGGTCTGATCGCCTCCGACGGCGAGGCCGACGAACGGTACGCGGCCACACCCGCCTACGACGAGTGGCTGGAGCGGCCCGCCGCCGAGCGCTGGGCCCGGCTGGCGGAGGCCTGGCTGGCGGCCACCCGGACGGCGGGGCTGGTAGGCGGGCGGGACGCCAAGGACCGTACGCTCGCCGCGCTCGGCCCCGGCCTGGACCGCTCGGCCGCACCCGAGGTACGGCACCGGGTGCTGACCCTGCTGGCCGGGCTGCCGGTGGGCGCCGCCCCGGACACCGAGTCGGTACTGGCCCGCCTGTGCTGGGAACGGCCGCTGCGCGGGCCGCAGCGCGACGGTGACGAGGACCTGCGCTCCCGGCTGGCCCGCTGGACCCTGACCGAGGCGGAGCTGCTGGGCATCACGGGCCGGGGCGCGCTGTCGGCGCACGCGCGGGCCCTGCTGGGCGCCCCGGCGGCGGGGGCGGGCTCGCGCACCGGATCGGGCGCCCCGGCAACCGGGCCGGGCTCGCGCACCCCCTCGGGTGTCCCCGGCGCTTCCGCCTCCCGGGGCACCTCCGCCCCGCCGGCCGCCACCGGCTCGGTCCACGTCCTTGCCTCCGTCGGCTCGGCCGAGGGGACCGGCCCCGCCGAGCCCGGCGGCCCCGGCGACAAGCTCCCCGTCCACCATCACCACCGCCCCGGCCCCGCCCTCGCCCCGCTCTCGCCCGCGGAGCAGGCCGTGGCGACGGCCGCCGCCGCCCGGCTGCTCGCGCCGCTGCTCCCCGAGCCGCTGGACCACGTGCTGCTCCAGGCCGACCTGACGGCCGTGGCACCCGGGCCGCTCCAGCGTCCCCTCGCCGATGTGCTGGACGTGCTCGCGGACGTCGAGTCCAAGGGCGGCGCGACCGTGTACCGCTTCACCCCGGCCTCGGTACGCCGCGCCCTGGACGCCGGCCGCAGCGCCGCCGATCTGCACGCCTTCCTCGCCCAGCACTCCCGCACGCCCGTCCCGCAGCCGCTCGCCTATCTGATCGACGACGTGGCCCGCAAGCACGGTCACCTCCGCATCGGCGCGGCCTCGGCGTACGTACGCTGCGACGACGACACCCTGCTGAACGAGATCCTGGCCGACCGGCGCGCCGCCGCCCTTCGCCTGCGCCGCCTCGCCCCGACCGTGCTGGCCGCCCAGTGCGACCCGGCGACGCTGCTGGAGGGCCTGCGCGCGATGGGTTACGCACCGGCCGCCGAGTCCGCCGAGGGTGACGTCCTGATCGCCCGTGCCCACGCCCACCGCACTCCGCCGCGCACCGCCCCCGAGCCGGTGCCGGACGGACCGCCGGCGCCGGACGCCACGCTGCTCGGGGCGGCGATCCGCGCGATCCGGGCGGGCGACCTGGCCGCCACCGCCCCGCGCAAGCCCGTCGGCGAGTCCGGCGGCGGATCCGGCGGGGCACCCCTGGCCGGCGGTGAACTGCCCCGTACCTCCTCCGCCGAGACCCTGGCCACCATGCAGGCCGCCGTCCTGACCGGGGAGTCCCTCTGGATCGGCTACGTCAACGCCGAGGGCACCGCCAGCCAGCGCGTCATCGCCCCGGTCAAGGTGGAGGGCGGCTTCGTCACGGCGTACGACCACACCGCGGACGAGGTCCGCACCTATCCGCTGCACCGGATCACGGGGGTGGCGGAGCTGGCGGGAGACTGA
- a CDS encoding DUF2771 domain-containing protein — MTTLPRGEAADVHRAVRRRRAVAAAGAVSAGLLLLTACEKPTPVATVTVGRSSVNSEAMCYNDGNALDAKSLTTCVKNVGKAKSIKVDQDETVRIGVDPKIADAGWVLLVNGQQFTDVSKKTYRTVPGSAFFNQQYGTGGDTNTITIRMGEKANQGMWSFKLEKA; from the coding sequence ATGACCACGCTGCCCCGCGGCGAAGCCGCTGATGTACACCGGGCTGTGCGACGCCGCCGCGCCGTCGCCGCCGCCGGCGCCGTTTCCGCCGGACTGCTCCTGCTCACGGCCTGTGAGAAGCCGACGCCCGTCGCGACGGTCACCGTCGGCCGAAGCTCGGTCAACTCCGAGGCCATGTGCTACAACGACGGCAACGCGCTGGACGCCAAGTCGCTGACGACGTGCGTCAAGAACGTCGGCAAGGCCAAGTCGATCAAGGTCGACCAGGACGAGACGGTCCGCATCGGTGTCGACCCGAAGATCGCGGACGCCGGCTGGGTCCTCCTGGTGAACGGCCAGCAGTTCACCGACGTCAGCAAGAAGACCTACCGCACCGTCCCGGGCAGCGCGTTCTTCAACCAGCAGTACGGCACCGGCGGCGACACCAACACGATCACGATCCGCATGGGCGAGAAGGCCAACCAGGGCATGTGGTCGTTCAAGCTCGAGAAGGCCTGA
- a CDS encoding 1,4-dihydroxy-6-naphthoate synthase yields MTSEPLHIAYSPCPNDTFVFDALAHGRVPGAPALDVTFADIDITNGMAERGEFDVLKVSYAVLPYVLGAYALLPCGGALGRGCGPLVLTREPDADLKGRTVAVPSEKSTAYLLFRLWAADTLPGAGVGEIVVMPFDEIMPAVRDGKVDAGLVIHEARFTYQNYGLHKLADMGEHWERTTGLPIPLGAIIAKRSLGAETLTRLADSIRASVRAAWDDPEASRPYVMAHAQEMDPAVADQHIGLYVNEFTAGLGEDGYAAIRGLLTRAAAEGLLPPLGPDALAFP; encoded by the coding sequence ATGACCAGTGAGCCCCTGCACATCGCGTACTCCCCCTGCCCGAACGACACCTTCGTCTTCGACGCCCTCGCGCACGGCCGCGTCCCCGGCGCCCCCGCGCTGGACGTGACCTTCGCCGACATCGACATCACCAACGGCATGGCCGAGCGCGGCGAGTTCGACGTGCTGAAGGTGTCGTACGCCGTCCTGCCGTACGTCCTCGGCGCGTACGCGCTGCTGCCGTGCGGCGGTGCGCTGGGGCGGGGCTGCGGGCCGCTCGTGCTCACCCGGGAGCCGGACGCCGATCTGAAGGGCCGTACGGTCGCGGTGCCGAGCGAGAAGTCGACGGCGTATCTGCTGTTCCGGCTCTGGGCGGCGGACACGCTGCCCGGTGCAGGGGTCGGCGAGATCGTCGTCATGCCCTTCGACGAGATCATGCCGGCCGTGCGGGACGGCAAGGTGGACGCGGGGCTCGTCATCCACGAGGCCCGGTTCACCTACCAGAACTACGGGCTGCACAAGCTCGCCGACATGGGCGAGCACTGGGAGCGGACGACCGGCCTGCCGATCCCGCTGGGCGCGATCATCGCCAAGCGCAGCCTGGGCGCCGAGACCCTCACCCGGCTCGCGGACTCCATCCGCGCCTCCGTACGGGCCGCCTGGGACGACCCCGAGGCCTCCCGGCCGTACGTCATGGCGCACGCCCAGGAGATGGACCCGGCGGTGGCGGACCAGCACATCGGGCTGTACGTCAACGAGTTCACCGCCGGCCTCGGCGAGGACGGCTACGCGGCGATCCGCGGGCTGCTCACACGCGCGGCGGCCGAGGGGCTGCTGCCGCCCCTCGGCCCGGATGCGCTCGCGTTCCCGTAG